The Xiphophorus maculatus strain JP 163 A chromosome 7, X_maculatus-5.0-male, whole genome shotgun sequence region ATCAGTTCACTGCCACAAAAGACTGTTtgtaaaaagatcaaattttaaaattgcGTCATTGGTCTTGAGTGATCTCAGAGGTTCTTGTTAGGTGATTCATCAGCACTCAGACACCTGCTTATTCAATGATTTTAGGGCCCAAACTAAACAATGGGAGGCAGTATTTAGTTTCTACGCTCCTCAGCTGTGGAATAAATTCCCTGAAAACCTGAAACCTTCGGGAACTGTAGGCAGCTTTAAATCAGGACTGAAGACGCTTCCTTTACCGCAACTTCCCATCAAGATCAAATACAATTTTAGGcattatttgtctcatatttgtgcatgttttatttcaaaattataaaataataactatGAGAAgtttgaacttgttttaagacttttcaagttttttgtcCTCAGCAGTCACACAATTACTGTACACTGAAAAATTCACTTTGTGATTCTGCCTGCTGTGATTGGACCATTCATAtagagaaaacactttttttatattaaagatttataaataaatattaaaagaaattcagtGTTTATACAAACAGTAAATGAATGTACATCTGTAACCATCTATAAAATTCTATTAATTTTGCACCTTTTTATGCTTGTTCTAATGACGTcacgtttaaaaaaataacttaaaggTAATTAATAATATTATCAAAACATCAGCATTTTTGGGCAAAACACTTTCATAGATCTAAAATTCTTATgagcaaacaaacagaattCAACAATAATGCTTTCTTcatataaaaatggaaaaacaaagcatttcttACTGAAATTAGAGCTACATTATCTCCAAGTATAAAAGTTCATCattaaacacaataataatTGATCTGGCGCTTTAAGAGTCAGTATGCTGTGCTGTGAATAAAAGTATTTACTCCCTCAGGTGTgatgtggtggcgtaggggatagcgcaacccacgtttggaggcctcgagtcctcgatgtggccgtcacgggttcgattcccggacccggcgatatttgccgcatgtcttccccctttcctgtcagtctactttcatataagggacactagagcccacaaaagaccccctggaggggagaagaagaaaacaaaagtatttactctcttaaatatatattctactttttttgtttgtttgtttttacacttaaatgtttcagatcatcaaacaaagtTTAATAACTCACAGAGAGCCTAACTAAATTGAACTTTCAATGGTTTTGattaaggcaaaaataaataaatacataaatattgtACCCAAAATAACATATCCTTATTAATGTAATTTACTGCTTCATTAAACCATGAGAAACTTTGATTAACCTGATTATATGATTCAGCTTTATTAGTCACACCCAGGCCTGATTGGTGTCAGACctgtaaaataatgaaataattcaaatagAACCAGTCTGACAGGATATATTAAGAAACACAATATCTTCATTTGAAGACTGTTTaaagaagatgaaaaacaaagctCCTGTCTATTATCTGTCTGGAAAGGCTTACAACTTAGACTTTGGGACTCCAGCACTTCAAGCTGAACAGAACCTTTTGGAAGGTGTGGTTTCAGTTACATGTGGTGTACATCATAGCAACAGCCAAACATGGCCATGGTTTGATGTTATGGTTCTTTGCTGATTTGGGACTTGGATGACTTGCCATAATTGAATAAAATTCTGTACCTAAATGAGGATGTCTGGGCATGAATTTCTGACACTAAACTCAAAAGTTATCCCCCCACTGCAAGCAAAAGTTCAAGTTTCCCAGTGGTCTAGTCAATAACTGAACTTAAATTTTATTGAGTTCGTGCAAAGAGGCTTTAAACTGGCTGCTCATGTTTGAAAACCCTAGAATGAGGCTGATCAAAAGTACTCTGCAAAAAAAGTGGTATAAATTCCTTCACAGTGATGAAAAAGACCCAATCTCAAatttagcaaacattttatgCCTGTTGCTGCTGCAAAGGTTAGCTATGGAACTAGTAGGTAGGTTTAGGGAGAAATGAACCTTTCTCATATGGCAAGATTGTTGTGGCTAGTTTGtctcctttaataaataaaattattatatgaaaaatgcattttgtgtttattctagCGTTACAATGTGTTTAATTATCTGAAACTTTtcagtgaaacaaacaaacaaaaatgtataagaAAGCAAATAATTCTTCACAGTACTCAAAGTTCAAGTGgtggaaataattaaataacataaagtgcagtaaacattttgtcatactAAAGTAGGTTTGAGGTCATCTTTAAACACAACGGGCCGCGGGGGGCGACAGAGGTTGGTGTAATCCTCGTACTCGCTGTCAGACGAGTCTGAGGAGCTGTCTGAGGACAGAAAGGTGCCCCGCTGCAGGCAGGAATCACAGTAAGGACGATGGTAGTAGCAGTAATCTGTGGAGCTGCTAGAGTCTGAATCCCAGTATCCACTCGAGTCTCTGATGCAGCGATGGCGTTGCTTGCCGCTGTCGTCTTCTCCCACATCGTGCTCACGTGAACAGTTCTGTGTAGCACAACGCCAGAGTGGGCAGTTGTGAGACCGCGAAGCATGTCTTTGACAGTTTTTcacctcctcttcttcctctttatcACCCTCTTTCTCCTCTATTGACTTGTCTAAATCAGTGACGCTGCAATCAGCACGAAAATGTGTCTCATCTGGATTTTGGTGTTCACTGGTGTCCCTTTTCAGTTCACAAATGGGAACATCTGAGCCTGTGTAGAAGCAGGAAGAGGACAAAGCTCTCCTGGAGGGGTGAAAAGGAGGCCGACGTTTTCTCATCGCGTATGGAGAGATGCTGGGGTATTGGAAGAGAGAATGAGAGGAGCAGAGGGACAGAGGGGACAACGTGTTCAGTTTCGGTTGAGATGACGTCTTAGACGCCTGACCTGGAAATCGAAGCGCTGTCTCCATGACTGCATCCATGCTCAGCTCCTGGATGATCTCTTGCAGCTTCTCGCTGCTGACGAAACCAGTCAGTTTGGGATTTGGTCCCACATGCGTTGGCAGGCCACCATGACTGGCAAATTGTTCAACTTGAGAGGGATTCAGTCTTCTGTGGTTTTGAAGAGAGGTGACAAAATGAACAGCCTCCTCCGCTGTCCTTCCTGGAAATGTGGGGGACAGAGGTTGCTTGACATTCTCTCTCACTGTGGATTCAGCTTTCTGTCTAGTTGCAGAGTTGGGGACATCTTTCCGGCTTCCACTCAGGATGTCATCAGTAAAGGGGGAAGAAGCAGGATTGAGGTTCAGTGAGTTTTGAATGGAAGGTATCCGGAGTGTATTTGAGGGAACGGGAGGCAGAGTGAGATTATGAGAGGCTGGAGGAGGCAAAAGTCTGGATTTTGTGTCTCTCTGAGATAAACAGGAAGAGGAGCTTCCTTCAGACTGAAGCTCGGTGGTCTGGGTAGAGGAGGAGTTGAAATAAGCAGCAGAGGAATCAACGTCCTGGTCCCCTAGGGGCTGACTTGCTGTCATGAGCCTCAGGAGTTTATCCTTGGCGTTGTTTACCTGCTCTTGAAGACTGTCAATAGCAGCATTCTtctgaaaagtgaaaagaaaaagcagaagtttaaatatttgaaaacaaaaatgatcgATATTATCACTTCTGGATTGTGAAACCTTCCACAACTTGTTGAGATTTTAGTGTTTGGCTCATGTTCCTGTTCAGGGCACATGATGGCACACGGTAAATAATGGTGTTCATGAAACTAAAATCCTAACACCTGTCCTTGGTGTACTGTCTTTAATTTCATGCTTGCAGTGAGGCATCAGTGAACCATGGCACTGCCTTTACAGCAATTTCCATAAATCATAACATGTTTTGTTAGTACAGGTTGTAAAATACAGTGTAGAAAATACACAATCTCACCCTTTACAATAATGTTCACACTGATATGGAGAACATTATTGGAGCAGCTTGGTGTCCATCTGGGAGAATTACACTATTCGACATTCAAATCAAGTTTATGAGGCAGGAGAGTTCttctgtcagttttggtccCAGTTGTAAAGAAATGCTAATGCTTAACAAGTTAGATCAAAAGATAGAGAatgcatgctaacattagcctagcACTTCATCAAACTGCTCCATATAAAAACATTGTCTGTAGGAGGAAGATACGAATTTATTAAAGACAGATAAATTGTAAATGGTCTGTACTTATAGCACTTTATTAAATCCAGAGTACACTATGTTCAATAGTCACAGGACAAAATCCTGTAACCTGTGGGTAGGAGGGTGAGTACCTTTCTACCCACCATTGCTCAGAAAGTGGCTCAGAAGGTGGCTACCTTCTGAACCATAGCTCCAGATAAATAAAATCGCTTACCATAgcttttttaaacttaaacacTGAATCTGCATTCTGAAAGTCATTGTTAACTGGGTTAAAAGGGACACAATTGCCCACGGTGACCTCTGACTACTGCACAAACCGGCAACAATGGGCTCATGAGAGTCAGATCTGGTCTACATTTTCAGAGTGGCAATAGTAAATTTTAcctcattaaaatatttagttaatgcTATTTGACACACAAAATCATGTCTTAATTAGTAACAACTTAGTTTAGAAGAGTTTTAACTCACGATGATTAAGAGATGTTTGAACTTGTGTACGAGCTAAACATAGAGCTTAGAGAGGATGAAACTATGCAATACTTGCTAAGGTTATAAATTATGCTTTTACTGGCCTGGATGACCatgaattttaaatgttcttgCCCTTAAAAGGAAGCTGCATTCTGATCAAGTCACCAAGGTAAAGAGAATTGTGATTTACAGAAGTAGACACACTGAGGCAAGTTATAGCTTGAAGAAACCGTCTGCATTAAGCAGCTAATCAAAAACCCTCAACAGCTTTTAATTGCatcaatatcaatatatttTGTCTTCAAATAATGATATCATCTAATTTCTCTGGCTCATCTTCTAGGGGCCATCCTCTTGTCCTAATATGGTCATAGCTGGTTCCACAAAGTAAAAGACAAAGACAGCCATTTAGAAACCAACTGGTTACATAATGACATTCATTTCTGTCGGACTGCTCATCCATGAACAGTCCTACACTCTTGACAAACTCTAATAAACAAGATGATGCAAATGTTCCCAAacaattttcatctttttaaccAAGGGAGAAGTTTGGATGACTGGAACTCACATGCACTGAAATATTGAAATACATATATAAAGAATATAATCTCTGTTTAAATTAACCACTTTGtgtataaaaaacattacattacctCATTCAAGAGCTTCTTCATTGAGCTGTTCTCCCCCAGCAGGAAGTAGATCTCATCCTGGCTGTAGACAGATGGCTGACTCTTACTGGGGCTGCTGAAATATTTGGCCATCTGACTCTGGTTGTTCTGATCCTCCTCAAACTGTCGCCACTGGGTCAGCTGCAAGTAGACAAGTTTGATATTTAGGAGTTTTATGTGTGTTACACGGATTCCCAGCAACATATAAACCTCTCAGAAGAGAAATAAACCCTTTCAGGAATATCTCTATGAGGTGTGCTTTAGAGTACTGCTCATTGTTGAACTATTTCTTTTCCTCTCACTGCAGATGCATTCCTTTATGTTAACATAAACCCGTTGTTAGACTCTCAGAGTCGTAAACCTGTTTGCAGCCTACAAAGTTTTGACTCATTATGAGGACTTCTTTGTGAGTCATCTTCTCCTGACAGACACCGAAACCTCATCCATCAGTACAACAAGAACATGTCAGGTTTATTGGTTTTACCCTAAACCTTCCTATACACACACTGTCATCTGTCCATCTGTTACAGTTTCTCTTTGTGGGATGGATTTCCTCATGAcagatctgaaaaaaaaaactccacataTTTTGGGATATAAGGAAAAGATAATGAAAGTGTAACCAACATTATAGACAACATGACTTTAtctcatatttatgtttaaactaATTACAATCTCAGCTAATATTTAGTCGTTATAGTCAGGGATCTGTTAGGTTTTGTCTCTGACCTGTGGCACAAACAGCATGCAGTTAGTGGCCAGTGTGCAGATGAAGATGGCTCCAGCTACAGTGCTGTAGACCAGGTTGGGCCAGGTGTGTAGGAAGAAGAACACAGGGAAGGCCACAGCAGAGGAAAAGGTGACCAGAGTGACGGCCGTAATGATGGTGGGAGACTGGTTGACTGGAGGATGGCTGACATTGCTGGTGAGTCCAGCCAGGTATGTGCCATAAAGGAGGAGGCAACCCTTGATAAAGAAGAGCAGAAgtcattattttcaaatattactattttactaaatttactcttttgttatgctttttttttttgttcacttttcattttttttagtatttatttagatttagatttaaacttCCTGGAATCACAATTACTTTACATAAGATTTTATTGATCCCATATTGGTGAAATTCACTTGTCAAAAGTTTTCTTGTGTACTGGATGGGGAAATTCAAAATCCCATCATGGTAATTTTGACATTCTTTTATCTTGTTGTATGTCAGTCACTGGGaacctgtttttattcattggtGAGCTTTTTATTCTAGAAATAATGATGCAAATTAGCTGCTAATTTGACAGCTGAAGCCTCATTTGCATAtctaaaagtaacatttcagaaagtaattTTACTCAGGGATTTGAGCAACTTTCAAGATTattagttcagagttttaaaaacgTGTTTTCAGTGCAAAGATACCACACGCTATACTTTTGGTAAACATatgtaaaaagccttaaaatgaaTTCCTTTTTAATTGCACTGGcagaaactgcattttaattaaaagggtaatctttttttccacataatcACTATGCCAAGCTTTTGGATACATTATAATTTCAATGGATGTCATTATTTTACTAAACTATTGTCTGCCACATGACTTCCAGTTTTGGATCGACACAAAAGACAATTTATATTTGTCACTCtttaaaacagtaaagaaaAGACAACATGCCATTCAAGTTCAGCAAGTGGGCATTAATCTTCAAAGGTCAGGAAAGTAGCTGCTTATCTATGTGTGCTACAGTCAGAGTAAAAATTACGTAGTAAGTATAAAACATCTGGAAGATTGCCACTATGAACAATGAGTAGGACTGTAATGGGggtagatttttcattttgagatTATGCCACTGTACTGTAGTTAAACATAAATTTGCACATTATTCCCAGAGATACCAGTGACTGTGGAGGGAGCTGTATCGACATTTCCAGTTTAGCTTTGGTCTTGGACATATTCACTTTATTTCTAAatctctgcttgtttgttttctctaaacTGGAAAACCattcttggaaaaataaattgcataaaatatCTCACtatcaaaaaacattaaatgtagtGAGTCAGTGGTGTTGTTACAAGCATAAATGAAATTGCTGAAGCTTACTTTCTGAACAACAATGATGATGAGCCAAATATTTGAGTATTCTGAGGAGCAAGAGTCCAGCTGTGACAAAGAGTAGGAGGTGTCTCTCTCAGTCGCCTACATGAATGGAAACCAAATATTACATCAAAGTTGACACgtctacacacaaaaaaaatctaccttTTGTGTGCCCTGTTTTATCAAAAAAGCatctaaaagaacaaaaaattcAGACTCAATCATGACTCAGTAATATATTGCATATGATCATCTTCAGAAATCTACCAAACAAATCAATGCAAAGCTTACTAATTATTCTCACCTTGGCAACAGCTCCGACAGATCGTGAGCATCTCACCGGGTCTGTGAGATTCCAGGTGGTGAGAATCAGAATCTCCAGTAGAATCAGTAGAACTACCATGCCAATCAGCTGGATGTCTCGAATGATCTGAGAcggaaaaagatgcagtgatAAAGATGAACTCTTTACACCTTCCATCTTTACACCATCCACACACAGAAACTTGATCTGGAGATAAGCCTAAATCATAAAAAGCGCTCAGAGTAATTGCACACCGAGGCTAATTTAGTAAATACTCTATCTAAATTTGACAGTATTCAATTATTCAGAGCAATGTGCAGCCATGCATTACTGTTGTCAGGTTGAATTactcaaaaatacttcattaattactaaagaaacaaaatacgTGAACGTCCGTTAAAATGGTTTATGTGACGCAGAGCTTTTATGTGGAAGGCCCAGAGATCTACTGCAACGAGCTGGAGAGTGTTACTGGGGAGACGAATGTCTGGCTTTCTCCTCTAGACCCAGTCTTAGATAAGCAAAAGCCAAAGAATGGatgggtaattttttttaaatggatttgtCCAGAATATATGTCATATTAAgggaaataatttgaaataaattatgaatatattttttgtttaaatcacacaaatctgggattttacattttgaatctgGGAATGTAGTGTTTTCAATAAAAGGACAGTGTATAATAGCCAAAAAGCTGCTTTATTATAACCACTTTGCATCTCAGTGTACCATGAGGTGACATGAGATTACATACTAAGACAGtcaatttatatattaaattacTTTGAGGTTTGTGTTATTGTAACAGTATGTTCTCAATTCAAACTACAGTGATACAAACGAAAAAGACAAGAATGTGCATGTCAACGAGATGCGCACAAGGAAACCAGAAGAGCCTGCCTACCACTCTCTTGTCGGGAACTCGCTGAGTGAAAACTCTGTAAAGCCTCCAGGTCTTTCCCAAAATTGGCCCAAAGACCAGGGTGCTTCCAATGCAAAGCATCCACATCCGAGCCTGGAGGAGGGAAAACCACAAGGATCACCTTAAAATTTACCTCCAACAGTATAAAACTGCAGCTACAAGGATTTAGATACTTACTTGAAGCAACGTAATACAAACGTCAGCTTGTTTATGAGCTTGCTCATCAATTGCAAATAGAAAGCCGCTAATATATGTGAGGACACTTCCAAAGAGAGTCAGAACGTTTAGGTTGGGACTGGACATCTTCACTATCCTGATGGAACAACACAAGCAGACTCCTTTAACATGCCAGTATACAGTTGCTTGATGAATTTGTAGTTAATTGCTAGCATTTAACTACATTACATTACTCAACATAATATCGTGGAGGGATCCACGAAATTACTAAATACACTTTTCACTCTACCTGTTGCTTTTGAAGCGCAGGGTGAAAACCAGAAAGCAGAACGCCAACAGGATGCCAGATGATAGCATCGTCCAGACAACCGCTCTGAGCGCAGGAGAGAGGGAACGCCTTGGGACCTCTGCTGCCAactacacacacagacatggaCATTTATTCCCCATAAAGCTCCAGCCCCTTCTGGTACCTCTGTGGAAAAGATAATTAATCCTACAAGTGCTCCAGAGTCCAGGTTTCTTCAAATcccaaatgtaaaaattataaCCAAGCACAAATTCATAAGGCAGAATTTTAttgcagggaaaaaaagcatcaagCATTACAAAACAGATGTGGAACTATTACTTTAACTTTAATCAGTAATAAAGTTTGCTGAAACATCTGAAAGCATCATAAAAGATAGTACATAGTGAAAATTTAGATATTCAAAGGCAGGATAAGGAGAGGTGCTGAATTGACCCCACTGTGATTCCTTCGCGGGTTGAAGTAGGGGAAAAGTCTCTCACTGAAAGTGTATCCAGTGTACGTGTAGATATGAGAGTGAGAGTCTGAGTTGTAAAATGAAACCTGCCCCACTTCCATGTCCACGTACACCAGGACTGCCTGGGGCTTTTCCACCAGTGGCAGTCTAACAGGAGGACTGCTGAGTGCCCAGTAACTCTCATCCTCCCTCATTCCCAGACTCCAGTAGCCTCTTTCAGGGTTCAGCAGATTCCCTCCTTTTCTATTGACCGACTCGAGTCCCACTCCGATATCCCACTCTGTCTTCCCTTTCACCTGAACCTCATAGGAGAACCTCCCGAAGCAGAAGCCCTCCTTCCCCAAGACACTAACACAAGGGTAAAATCTTGCTGGATTGTCAGGGAGGTTCACAGCCACATCGCTGTGATAGACCTGCTTCCGGTTTTCTGAAAGAACGAGTTTGGGGTGAGCTGTGTCTGGATCCAGCGTCACATCCACAGCGTAGGCTTTTACTCGCTCAAATTCAACCTTGCAAAGCCTCTTTACCTCTGCCTTGATGGTTTCCTCAAGCTGTGATTCTGCTCTCCTGAGTGCCCTTCTCACTGTTCCCACATAGACTGCACTTTCTACCCAAATCCCAGACCAGTCTTTGATGGGCAGCTTAGTGGAGAAAGCCGGAAAGCTCTGGAGAAGGTAAAGATCATCATTTGTCTGTGAGAGCAGCTCCAAATCAGTGCTCCTGTTTGTCAGCTGATTAATCTCTTGCTCAAGATCCAATGTCATCTCACTAGCCCTGCTTTCGACACACCTCTGCTTTGCTAAGATAGCCTCAGCCACGTCAGCTTGGACTGTCTTAACAACTTGAAGCAGTTTGTTGAAGACCAGAAAACTCTCTTCAACCTCttgttcagtgtttcttttGCTAAACTCAACAGCTTGACCGATCTCACACGTTTTCTCTAGCCTACTGTGGATGTCTTCTTGCACTTCCATGTTCATACTTCTGATCTGATCTCTCCTGTCTTGGCTTTCATGCTTTATAGGAGCCATACGATGTGCCTTGTGGTCATCCTCAACACAGACCTGGCACACGTACATCTGGTCTGTGTGGCAGAACAGGTTCAGGAGGCTCTCGTGTTTCTTACACAATCTGTCTCGCATGTTCATAATTGGGTTGATCAGGGTGTGTTTCTTGAGGGTGCCTAGAACGTGGTGGGGCTCCAGATGTGTCTGGCAAAATGAAGCCAAACATTCCAGACAGGTTTTAAAAGCTTTCACCCGTTTACCAATACACACATCACAAGCAACTTCCCCCTTGTGGCCTGACATTTCCATACTTCTGAGCTTGTCTTTGTACTTCATTTCCCCATGGTCTTTAAATTGAGCAGCCAGCTCGGATATGAAGGTGTTGACTTTGAGGTCAGGCCTCTTGTACAGCTTGTGTTTACACATGGGGCATTGTGGCGGATTGGTACTCTGCCAGTATCTCTGGATGCAGTCACGACAGAAGTTGTGCCCGCACGGAGTGGAGACTGGCTGGTTAAACACATCCAGACAGATGGGGCAAAGGAGATGCTCCTTGGACAGAATGCTGGCGGCTGTAGCCATATCTGGGAACACAtccaggaagaagaaaacaggtgGGATTTTATGGAATACGTTGCCtcagcttcttttatttttggctttccACTATTTTACAAGGCATGAAAACACTTGTGTCCTAGTTAGCCATGAACAGTAACAAATGCACGGTGTTATGTTTCATTACACTGTGTCACATGCTATCAGGGTAGTTTGTATGTTAGCCAGGATCAGCTAGCAATACTAGTGAGGCATTCTATGGAGAAtgcaataaaaaactaaaacagaacatTTGCTGAATTTAGATGATGCATTCAAACAACAAAGCTCACACAAAATTTGGTTCAAACTTTTGGCTTACTTTAAGGTAATTAATTGCACAAGTTAACATCATGAAGCATGAAAAGATTTCTAAGATATAGCTCACCTTGCTGTTTTTGGTCCTTTGAAGAGAGAAAGACTTGATTGTGTTC contains the following coding sequences:
- the LOC102237936 gene encoding E3 ubiquitin-protein ligase TRIM21-like; this encodes MATAASILSKEHLLCPICLDVFNQPVSTPCGHNFCRDCIQRYWQSTNPPQCPMCKHKLYKRPDLKVNTFISELAAQFKDHGEMKYKDKLRSMEMSGHKGEVACDVCIGKRVKAFKTCLECLASFCQTHLEPHHVLGTLKKHTLINPIMNMRDRLCKKHESLLNLFCHTDQMYVCQVCVEDDHKAHRMAPIKHESQDRRDQIRSMNMEVQEDIHSRLEKTCEIGQAVEFSKRNTEQEVEESFLVFNKLLQVVKTVQADVAEAILAKQRCVESRASEMTLDLEQEINQLTNRSTDLELLSQTNDDLYLLQSFPAFSTKLPIKDWSGIWVESAVYVGTVRRALRRAESQLEETIKAEVKRLCKVEFERVKAYAVDVTLDPDTAHPKLVLSENRKQVYHSDVAVNLPDNPARFYPCVSVLGKEGFCFGRFSYEVQVKGKTEWDIGVGLESVNRKGGNLLNPERGYWSLGMREDESYWALSSPPVRLPLVEKPQAVLVYVDMEVGQVSFYNSDSHSHIYTYTGYTFSERLFPYFNPRRNHSGVNSAPLLILPLNI
- the gpr156 gene encoding probable G-protein coupled receptor 156, whose product is MVDRLGPVMEPELNCSSECDSPHCLIQAGLSRQEGQDILRRLCILNSLAAEVPRRSLSPALRAVVWTMLSSGILLAFCFLVFTLRFKSNRIVKMSSPNLNVLTLFGSVLTYISGFLFAIDEQAHKQADVCITLLQARMWMLCIGSTLVFGPILGKTWRLYRVFTQRVPDKRVIIRDIQLIGMVVLLILLEILILTTWNLTDPVRCSRSVGAVAKATERDTSYSLSQLDSCSSEYSNIWLIIIVVQKGCLLLYGTYLAGLTSNVSHPPVNQSPTIITAVTLVTFSSAVAFPVFFFLHTWPNLVYSTVAGAIFICTLATNCMLFVPQLTQWRQFEEDQNNQSQMAKYFSSPSKSQPSVYSQDEIYFLLGENSSMKKLLNEKNAAIDSLQEQVNNAKDKLLRLMTASQPLGDQDVDSSAAYFNSSSTQTTELQSEGSSSSCLSQRDTKSRLLPPPASHNLTLPPVPSNTLRIPSIQNSLNLNPASSPFTDDILSGSRKDVPNSATRQKAESTVRENVKQPLSPTFPGRTAEEAVHFVTSLQNHRRLNPSQVEQFASHGGLPTHVGPNPKLTGFVSSEKLQEIIQELSMDAVMETALRFPGQASKTSSQPKLNTLSPLSLCSSHSLFQYPSISPYAMRKRRPPFHPSRRALSSSCFYTGSDVPICELKRDTSEHQNPDETHFRADCSVTDLDKSIEEKEGDKEEEEEVKNCQRHASRSHNCPLWRCATQNCSREHDVGEDDSGKQRHRCIRDSSGYWDSDSSSSTDYCYYHRPYCDSCLQRGTFLSSDSSSDSSDSEYEDYTNLCRPPRPVVFKDDLKPTLV